In the Primulina eburnea isolate SZY01 chromosome 15, ASM2296580v1, whole genome shotgun sequence genome, TGTCTCCTTCACACATCGTGACTTTCTACAAGGTTTGTGCTCCAATAATTTTCAATAGTCTTCTAGTAATCTGATATACTTTCAAGGAATATTTTTCTATAACATCTCGATCTTTCAATTGACAAATCAATTGGTCATGGTCATGCACATCAGGTGTTTAATGGGAAGAAATGGGAAAAGTTCAATAGTGAAAAAGTTGCTTCCTTGGCGTATGCAAGAATCCAAGGAAAGGCAGGTCTTGTCTCCCACTTCCAGAATTCGAGTTTAATGAATGAAGACAAACGCTGTCGGCCAATTATTTTCCAGTTGGAGGGCCAAGGGACTGGTTACCTGGTACATTAATGTTGGTTTTTTGGCACACAAGAACTTCCCACTTTTAGTCACGAGCTAAAAAACTTTCGTTAAAAATCTCCACCACTCACCATAGTTTAGCAGTACAAACTTTGTAAGAAATgtgtaatttatttttctttttcatggGTGCTTAGGAATCTTTTTCGTCGGGCAACTTGAATGTTTTTATACGCCAACCAGATGGATCTTATGCTGGAGATTCTCTCGACAGCCCAAAGGACGATCCAGTTGAGAATCTGTAGCACCTTAAATCTGTTGGTGAAGTTGCAAATCCTCAATAATCATTGGTGGAATGCTATTAATTTTTGTACAAAAATTCTTGCGTACATAAAAATGTCAACGTTTTGTGATGGATACGGATTTTCGTCACCCCCTTTGGTTGGGGTATTGGACGAGGCAGCGGCAGCGGAACGCCAACATGTGTCATAGCAGCGAGTGATAATTAACAAAGCCACAAAGGGGAGGAACGAGGCGAGGCGGATGCTTGTCCAGTTTTCCGGGTTTATTCTATTTTGGTGCCCTCGGTTCTGGTTAGTTTATAGAGCTGATTTGTGTGTGGGAGATCCGTATGGATTTCTGGGCAATGTATAGTTGGAGACTTGTCATCTTTTTCTGTGTTGTACTAACTACTGAACTAAGAGTTTATGACATCAATTTACTATGTTTGCAACGTCATAGCATATGATTTATCTTGGAGCTTTTCTAACACGATAATTTAGAAAACAAATTGCAATTTAGTTTTATAACTcgatttgtttttttgtttttttattttagtcgTGTAACTTATCAATATTTGTTTTTTAtctattaattatatttattttttggttTTGATATGTATTTCCTCGAAACCATTAAATATATCAAATATTGATTATGTGGAACCAATATTCTTTTATGTAACTCATATAACAAGAATAAAACCTATGTTATACACGTTAAATTTATCTAAGCAAAagtaaaagaaaaaaacaagTTTTTTTCCCTCTCattttaaaatatggagtgttgaatcgttttattttctttattttttttgtttagatTTATTTTGATGTGTATAATATGAATTTGTTCTAGCTACATGACCTACAAAAAAGGACgaaatcaataaaaatttaagttattggatgaaaataaaacaatgacaaattacATGAgtaaaatacaaaacatatgaATTTACAAGATTAAAATCGAAATTTCCCTAATTTAGAACAATTAAATCTATCAAAGCTGCTCAATATTTATCACAAGTATACGAGTCAAGTTACAAGTCTAAAACCGCAATCATTCTTGTCTCAAAGATGTAGAGCGTGGTACGCTATCCAAACCATTTTTTTAGTGCTGCACCGGGCAGTCATTTTTGACCCTCCTAGCGCGAGGAAAAAAACCACAGATCATGTTTTCTTCAAGTTGTGCTTGGAGTCTTGGACCATTATTCCTACAGGCTCTAGCACGATATCTGCTGTCTGATTTTTGTCACTCTATCTTGAGTTCATATTTGTGTAATTTTTACCTCTAAAACAACTAATTCAAGTGATGTACATCAATCCGACCTCAAATTATAcaaacaatatcaaaatgatgtcaaaatatTTCGAAAAAAAATATAAGTGTTTTTGGAGTTTCACTTTCATCAATgccaaaatattataattttcagTTTAATTAGTAGTACATATCATGCTCAAAATGCCGTACCACAAATGTATACATTTTAAAAAAGTAAACAATTTTTCTTAACAATTGAAATGTGCGAAACATCAATCGGACCTCAAATTATAcaaacaatatcaaaatgatgTCACGTCAATCCCGTGAAGACTACTTCAAGCACTAAATATGTTGCGAATGAAATTATGGTGACAGAATAAAATACAAATGGCCACCAAACGTCTAATGGATGTATCGAGTACAAAAAGCAATATACAACATTCGAGTCTTCATGAGTTATAATAGAAACTCAAAATTTTGAGCAACCCGATTTTGCGATAAactcatatatacatatatatacatatatatatatatatgtgtatatatatatatatatatatatatatatatatatatgtatgtaaattacaaaaaaattgtaaaatataaGATTTAAAAGAATTGTTCGAGATATGTACTACCAAAAGGACACATATTAGGTGTGGTTGGACTATTCAAACTTACAGAGTTGCATGCAAAATTCATGCAAGAATAATGAAATATAAGATAATCCACATCAAATGATTAAAACCTCACCAGACTGTTTAACGGGAATTGCATGAGCTTGGCTGGCttcaaagaaaatttcaaaCCGTTGGGATTACTCAAAGATGCATATCATCGGTAAATAGCAAAGTAATTAACTGTTAAAAATTCTTGGTGAAATTAAAATGTCATTGGAATTATAATTAACAGCTCCGATCGAAATTGTCTCTTCCTTGTAATAATTGATTTGTAGGTTGCttgtttaaattaattaaatgtaaGTTGATACACATGAGAAACCTTAATTTGCTTCGTTCTCTTAAACTAGTAGTAATTGTAGATAACGAGCAAATTAAATATCATCGTATTGGAAGTCGTCATATATGCAAATTGCAACATCGGAAGTTGTCCTATGTTTTGAGAatattgaatttaaaaaaaaaatatttcggaaataaacttcgcatttttttaaaaagaatttattatattttttttttgaaaggaaAAATAAAACGATCGTTTAATGAATCAGACAATTTGGTGTAAAAGAGTTTCTTAGCACGAATAAAAAGGTCAACGATGCACAGTTGCTGGGATTTGTAATTACTTTCAACAGTGATTTCTCCTGTCTGTCAATTTTCATCCTCCTTAAAAAATACAAGTAAAAAAAGTCAAAAATTGATCAGAAATAAATTTTAGAGTTTCAGTACTTGAAACGACATTGATTGCTCTCTGAACTTTATCTAAAGAATGGTGATAGAAACAGGACGTCCCAAGCCCACAATCCAACGCGCATTGTAaactcaaaattatttttaatattcattTCATTAAAACAGTAGTGTATACACGAAAACTTGCTTGCCTATCATAGCTTTGTACTTGGCGGTGAACAACACATAACCTACCAAATATTACAATCTTGATATATTCAACTATATTTATAAAGTTTTTGTCcacatatacataacatacaACATCAACCCATATTGTTTGAAGAATTTTCTTCGAGAAATGCATGTAACACACGTAGTGCAATTTCTCAGAAAAcgtaatattaattttaaaatgataataAATATTGGTATTTTAGTCATGAGAATTAATGCAATACGCGAACAAAATTTTTATGGTCAACCTCCCCCCGTCCTCCCTCTTAATACACGTACCACTATATATACCTCTGATACGTCTCTTGTTTCTTCACCTCCATACTGCTTTTCTCCTCCTTTCAGAATCCATATTTTTCTTCAAATGAAGACATCACCTCTAAAAACCATGGAGTTCCCAATGGTGCTCCTCAGATTGGCAGATTGGTTCTCGTACCAGTTTCTGGCGAACTCTTGTTACCGAGCGGCAATGAAAGTTAAGAACAATGGTTTTGTTCTGAAAAACCCATTCATTACAAAAACATCTCACCAATTTCCTTTGTATCCAAGTGTAACCAAATGCAATTTGCATGGAAGAAAAGCGCAAACCCTTGTTTGTGATATCCATGGAGGATTGCTAAGgaatcaatctttctttccctACTTTATGCTTGTTgcatttgaaggtggcagcattTTCAGAGCTCTTTTGCTTCTGTTATCATGTCCTTTTCTGTGTGTTTTGGACTATGAGCTCAAAATGAGGGTGATGATATTCATTACTTTCTGCGGGCTCAAGTCTAAAGACATGGAAAGTGTGTCAAGAGCTGTTTTGCCGAAGTTTTATCTTGAAAACCTCAATCTTCATGCCTATGAGGTTTTGGATTCAACAGGAGCTAAAATGGTGTTCACGAGTGTGCCTAGAGTCATGGTCGAAGGGTTCCTTAAGGAATATCTAAGTGTTGATTCTGTTATAGGGACCGAGTTGCATACCATAGGACAATTTTTTACTGGTTTGGTATCTGATGCTGGGTTGCTTATAAAGCATCGGGCGCTTAAGGAATTCTTTGGTGACAGAAGGCCAGATCTTGGTATTGGAACTTCAAGCTTTGACGATCACTTATTAATCTCCTTCTGCAAGGTATGCGTGTAgccttgtttattttttttaaaaaaagtatttCCAAGAAAATATGTTGATCTTTTTTCAATCAGAAAAATAACTTTTGCcccatgatttatttattttattttggttcTGTGGGACTGAATAATTTGCCAAAATTTTGACAGGAAGCATACGTGATCAATAAAGAAGACGCCAAATGTAATCCAAGTTCAGAAATGCCAAGAAACAAATATCCAAAACCACTGGTTTTTCATGACGGCAGGCTAGCTTTCTTGCCCACACCCTCTGCAACTCTCTCCATGTTCATGTGGCTTCCTTTTGGGATAATACTTTCAATCTTCAGAATTCTTGTGGGAGTCTGTTTTCCTTTCAAACTTGCCATTTTCGTAGGCGCTTTAAGTGGAATCAACCTGAGACTGAAAGGATCGGCCCCAAATATCTCACCAAATGGCAAAGGAGTACTCTATGTTTGCACGCACAGAACCCTTCTTGATCCTGTTTTTCTTAGTATTTCACTTGGTAAATCCTTAACTGCGGTAACTTACAGCCTTAGCAAAATGTCCGAAATCTTGGCACCGATAAAAACAGTTAGGCTAACGAGAGACAGAAGACTAGACGGTGAAACTATGCAGAAATTGTTAAGTGAAGGTGACTTGATTGTATGCCCAGAAGGTACTACATGCAGAGAGCCATATCTTCTGAGATTTAGCTCTTTGTTTGCTGAATTGACCGATGATATAGTGCCTGTGGCGATGAACACAAACGTAACCATGTTTTACGGGACAACTGCGAGAGGGTTAAAGTGTTTGGACCCAATATTTTTCTTGATGAATCCTAGACCAAGCTACAGTATTGAAATTCTGGGAAAGATGCCTAAGGAGCTGACTTGTGCTGGTGGGAAATCTTGCTGCGAAGTGGCTAATTATATACAGAAAGAGTTGGGCAATGTCTTGGGTTTTGAATGCACTACACTTACGAGAAGGAACAAGTATTTGATGCTAGCAGGGAATGACGGGGTCGTCGTCGATAAAATCAAGAAGCCCTTCTTGTGattttcttttatatatatattatctatCTTAGTGAATGAACACCAGTACATTTATTTTGgtgtaaaatattatattaatcacCACCCGTTTTTTTACTCATGTTTGTGGGTATGTTCCTACGTGTTTCATGGTTAAATACATATTACATCAATTCTAGAAAGTTGTACTAATTTGTAGTGGCTACAGAAGAAAAAATTTAAGTAACAAATCCAAGTTCGTCAGCTCCACCAGTCTAAAATCTTTCAAGCTtttaatgcaatgctacatttACATCAAACTAACAATACACGTCAAGATTATTGTTTTTCATGAAACAGCTTATTAGTAGATTAATAGATACTTCGGATTAATGTCTTATACATCACGTATCCTGTATCAAGTAAAGACTCTGGGTTTTCATTAAGTTAACTTTCATTTCATGACGATCTCTAACAATATTCACAAAAAGATGGTTAGTTCATTTTCAGTCAATTTACTGTCTTTGTGCAGATAGTGGATTATAACTTTAAAGAAActaataatgaaataaaaaaatgaaagttatcaaaaatattatttccctATCCATTCATGTTATTTCAGTAAATTCATATATGGATAGATGTGGCCAAAAGTCCACAGCTATCGATTCTTTTTACTAAGGTTTAGGTACGGGGCTAGCTTAGCCAATTTGACCTTGTAAATTTGGGTTCCATTAGCCAACGGGCAGTTGAGCTAACTAAACTAGTGAACTAGGTCTTAAGTTATCATAATCTTGTCTCAAGTCAGCTTTAACTCAGCACACGTGGTCAACTTCTATTAAGGACacgtatattatattatatagaaCTAATTATGAAGAAAGCtttattaacaaaataaaacaaattaaatacGTGTCTTGTGTTCGTaaaattatcaaataaaaaGAATTATTGTTATTTAATAACTTTTATTTACACATTTACTGAAGAAAAGAAAACTAGTATACAAATATGTGATACTGCAAAATAAATACAAACATTATAATAATATAGGCTAAAATttgtgttagacggtctcatcgatcgtatttgtgagacggatatcttatttgggtcatccatgaaaaattaatttttttatgctaagaatattactctttattgtgaatatcagtaagaTTAAccagtctcacagattatgatcggtgagatggtctcacatgagactcactttaTAATATAATAGCGAGCTTGTTAATCGATATATCTTGTATAtcaataattttcaaaattatttatcatataATCTTATGTTTTGTAGAGCTCgagttattttaaaaaattaataattggaATCCCTGATttagtttttatgttttttttttgttttaatcgataaagaattaaaaattagttttcaaaaaaaaattaaaaaattagatgTCCCATTAAAGGTTTTAGTGATATTTAAGAAAATCtctctttaatattttttcccCCTGAAATTGAGTTTGTGTTAGTTTTGAAAATGTTAAAAGTTTAGAGATGTCGATGCagcatgtattatttgaaaatatattaAGATAAACACTACCATGTTTAACATATACACTAATacacatatttaatttaattgtttgTGTCGTATGtgctttaatttaatttaagtttatACATCATATTAGTCAATTTCCACTAATTTTTCAATCAATTTAagatatatacatatttttttaaaatataattatttgttCTTCAAGCATATCAATCAAAcaaatttttgggaaaaaaactATTTGTAGTATCGAATACTTGTAGCTTTATCACAATTATAACTAATAAtgtaattcaaatattttaaatcgtacatcagacaattattgcactcaaCATTATTTTTGACAGAATGTTTATAGTTTTGTAAGAAAATTTAACGGGtcgtaaattttaaaaaaatgagacCCCTTTGTCAAGGTCAACATAAATTAATGGATGGAAGGAAACCAAAGGTACTGAATTGGTGAACACAaccaaattataatttttatatcaaaaccaCACATTAATGATTTTAGGTATATAAAGGATCAAGAATCAAGATTAGACACCGGCCATTCCATTCCATGCATGCACAAATCCTTGTTGGTACGtcctatatttaattatttctcCATAAACAATTGCCATTTTTCTTATTTGTCTTTTGGTATTCTAAGTtgttaaatttcaattttattagtttgttatatttaattttttaaataaatttattaatttataatagattgtaaaaattcaaaagatattggaaatattaaaattgatatCATATATTATCAAAATTACAAATAAGCACATACAAGAACTGAATTGCAATTTTCTCAAATTGAATCCAAACGTGGAAGATGATTCTTCTTTCATTACTTGATTTATTTCAAGAAATATAGTTTGATGTATTATTAGAAAGACAATAACAAGAAAAAGCCAAATCAATTAATTCACCTTAGATCTTGAAATATAGTTTGATGTAACACCAATTTTGTTATCTCTAAAGATGTCATTCATAATCATTTGATCGATGATCAAGAGTTCGATTCTCCATGTTAATATTTTCTCAAACAAACTTATCATACAAAATATGTATATTATGATTTACTTGACTAATATGttgtttacaaattattatattaaCTAAAAAATTTACCAGTCACAAAAaatattgacatgatttgactagccACAATTACATAGAAATGGAAGCCAAAAACAAAAAGGCAATACATCAAATCATCTTCACACAGGTTCCATAACACCTTATCCGTTATCCCTGATGATTCTGCTTTCACCGGAACCTCCCATTTTTCCTCCGCGCGAGCGAAGGTAAGAATCCTGTTGAGTCTTGATAATCATTCAATCATACTCATGATTTAACGAGAAAagatacacacacacacgcactCACTCGAATGCCACCATGTTTTTGCTCCTTCAATCCACCTTCAACCTCTATCTCAAAGTTTATCTCAGACCAGCCATTTCTCTCAATGCTGGAAACAAAGTGCAGCACAATCCAGGACTTGAAAATAATTCATGCCCAACTCATCAAAACTGGTCTATTAAAAGACACCATAGCGGCTAGCCGTGTCTTGGCCTTCTGCGCCACTTCCCCTGCGCGTGACATGGACTATGCGTTATTGATATTCAGGCAGATCGAAAATTTGAATCCTTTCACTTGGAATACTATTATTAGAGGGTTTTCTCAGAGTTCATCTCCTCATGTTGCAATTTCTCTTTTCATTGAAATGTTGGTGAGTTCTGCGGTTCAACCGGGGACTCTGACTTACCCTTCCGTTTTCAAAGCTTATTCTCAACTCGGCCTGGCTAAAGATGGTGCTCAGCTTCATGGAAGAATCATTAAACTAGGAATGGGATCTGATTCATTTATAAGAAACTCGGTTATACATATGTATTCAAGTTGTGGGCTTTTGGGGGATGCGAGAAAATTATTTGACGAGGATGAAGATTCGATGTTGTTGCTTGGAACTCAATAATTATGGGACTCGCAAAGTGCGGGGAAGTTGAGGAATCTTGTAGATTGTTCGATAAAATGTTATTCAGAAATGAAGTTTCTTGGAATACTATGATAAGTGGCTATGTAAGAAATGGAAAGTGGATGGATGCATTGAATCTTTTTTATCAAATGCAAGGGGAAAAGGACATCAAACCAAGTGAATTTACACTAGTAAGCTTGTTGAATGCTTGTGCGAGATTAGGAGCTTTTAAACAAGGAAAATGGATCCATGACTATATCAAGAAGAACAATATTGAACTGAATGTTATTGTAGTAACAGCAATAATAGATATGTACTGCAAGTGCGGAAACATTGAAATGGCACGAGAAATGTTTGCAAGTGCGCCAAGAAAAGGATTAGCATGCTGGAACTCCATGGTGTTAGGCTTAGCAACCAATGGCTTTGAAAATGAaacaattgagttgttcttagAGCTCAAGTCTTGGAGCCTAAGACCCAATGCTGTCACTTTTATTGGAGTTCTAACGGCATGCAATCATTCGGGTCAAGTTGATCTAGCCAGGGAATACTTCTTATTGATGAAAGAAGCGTATAAAATTGAGCCATCTATTAAACATTACGGTTGTATGGTTGACGTGCTAGGACGGGCAGGATTCATTGAAGAAGCTGTCGAGCTGATAAAAAGCATGCCGATGAACCCTGATGCTGTTATATGGGGGTCATTACTATCATCTTGTTACAGTTACTGCAACGTTGATGTAGCTGAATGGGCAGCAGAGAATTTGATTTTATCGAATCCTGATGACCCCAGTGCTCATGTACTTATGTCGAATGTTTATGCAGCCTCGGGTCATTTCAGGAAAGCAATACAGGAAAGAATTTCAATGAAGAATAAAAAGATGCAGAAGCAGCCAGGATGTAGTTTGATTGAAGTGAATGGGGAAGTGCAAGAATTTGTAGCTGGTGGGAAGTGGCATTTTCAAGTGCCGGATTTGTGGTCTTTTCAGAACGAGACATTTATGATAGAGGGTTTAGACGCATGAGCTTTATAGTCATATATTATGTACTCTGGTCAATATCAAATGCTAGAGACTTTTGGATCAGAATGTAAGATATTTTGTGCTAATTAAGACATCTTTAGATTTTTAAAAGTCGTGGTGTTGAGGTCATCTGAGGGAAAAAATACCAAGTTTTAGTTAGATTTATTTTCATTCTATTGTCTTGAACATATCAAGGCATATTCAAGCAGGAATCCTTTAAATAAAACTTGATAGCCCAGGATCAGATCCTCACAGTACGGCATACTTTAGCATATTCCAAGGATGTGGTGCTGCCCTTACCATAATCATAGGACTTCTTGGATTGAACGTGGATGGAATGAATACCAGGAGCCAATAGGTGGTCCCATGCATTTTGCCTACTTTCTGCGAGTTTATTTGTGTTTGGAAGAACAATATTAGCAGCTGCACATTTCTGTTCGAGACCGGAAAAACCATCGATGACTGCCGATGAGGATAAAGCAAAGAAATATGAGCTTCAAGACCTTGCCCCTCAATGTTTGGCAGGGAGCAGAGTCTGATGTCCAGATATGAAAATAGTTGACTCAGGTTTAAACTTTGTGCTCCTGTCACTTGTCTGTAAGATCGATAAATTTTTCTTTCGAAGGAAAGGTTAAACCACACAGTTAAAAGTTTtcttcataaaattaaaatgttaaCGTTATGATATAACCATTGGGATTCTGGTCTTTTAACTGCTAATAGACCACAAAATGTAATGGGATAGCAAACTGCTagatcaaactcctatacacaACCATCGGGTTTCTGTTCCCCTGAAGAAGAACCAGTCAAGTGAGAACACAAAGACGTCGCTTGTCCTCCCTGGCCAATGTAGGACAAGTCTATGTCTACTAGCTGAATATTTTGCAAGGCAGATTCGGACTGCATTGTATATTCACggcaacttttaatttgtgcTCGAGGTACCCCTCACGTTCTTAAATGTCACATCTTTTATCTGCACTGCTGAGCTCAGCAAATTCTAGAGACAATAGAAAGAGTCATCAGAATGTGTAATTAAGATGGTTTGACAAAAGGGAagcattaattttgtttttttaaacgATGCTGAAATAAACAATCCCATTATCTGTAAGGCGACGAAAAAATACCCATGATCGAAATAATTTGGAGTTAATTACCTCCACTTTACAACTTCCAGACGGGCAATATTGTTGATCGATGATGATAGGATTGCCTGTGTTTTTTATGACAACATTCTCAAACGTTATATCAGAAGCCACACTATATAAAAGAGGGTGCCCATGTTTTGATCCTCAGGCCATTTTCTGCACCAATGAAAGTGCAGTTCCGAACGTGTATACCGGAAACATATTCAGTAGCGAGATGACTGGCAAGAGAGATAGAAGAATTGCAACCATTTTGAAAACCGATTCCATTTCCAATTCTTCTGATTATATGAGGTTTTTATTGGAATGTATAATGTCTATATACAGGGTCGGAGCCACCCTTGGGCTAGACTATATACAACATATGCCAGTCGATCGTTGTACTActcaccacacacacacacacacacacacagagagGCACTGTATAGTGGTCGAGTGTATATATGGAATGATTTGGTTGTATTTTAATGGGAGCCGGTTTTGTAAATTACCACTGATAGATCGTTACATAGATTTAGCACCAAGATTCAGCCATATAATTTTATGAGTTTATTTCCctccctttacataagattacaCGTAGTTGACATGAAACAAAATGATTATTCCATGCACCCAAGAAAAGATTATTAGCCAAAGAGAATTAAGGATTCAGTTAAATGTAATAAATCGCAAAAGAAACTGTTGGGATTCTCGGACAATGGACAGTCAAATAGTTCTAACAGAAACATAAATGTTTTGACTTTCAGTCACTGTGAGTACTGAAGAATCGGCAGTTGGGACTATTAACAAATTGGATCGAAAAGCAATTTTAATAATAAGATGGAATGTCTGTATTAAAAGACGAGAAAGATGTCATATCTTGGATTTAAATGTCCCATAAATTGAGAAAAGAGAAATGTGATAATCTTCAAGTGGAATAGGTGCAATGAACAAGCTTCGTATGATGGGCCAGTAGAGCTGTCTTTTATCTCAAATCAATCCAAGTGGGCCTCTTTATCTTCAATTTGATGTGGACTATAGATGAACTCCAACCACAGCCTTTTTCTAGCCCAATTTCAAAAAGATAAGGCCCATTATTATATTTCAGTTACAATCATTTTTTAATGGATAAATCAATGCACTATTCCTGTGCtcacatatatttatttattagaaTTAAAAAACATGCGAGCTTTGATGTTTAGATTTtcccattattattttaaattttgtaatAAGTACATTTTAATCATCATATTGAGCTTGTTATTATTGCcatccaaaaaaaaatattggaattttatctgatggactttattttataaCCAACAATATTTTCTTTGATAAGACCAATATTTGGAAGAGAGTTAGCTTTCTCAATCATTTTATGAGAGGATAAAATGATGATCAaattaataattgaaaataCAATCGGAAATCACTTTTAATTAATTcttgaatattttataaaatttgactCACTTTATTCAGGCATTCAAGCATTAGGCACCAACAATCCAACATGTCTAATTTATTGGcgcatttaatatttaaaaataaatatcagaCTATCCAGTGGCTTAATTATCTTTTCATAATCCAAAAAAACAACTCTTAGGTCTAAAATATCAATATTGGTCTGTGTATatcattttttcaaaaatataaattttagtcAATATATTCATGAATAGATATTCtgtaatgacaaaaacttgtgtgagacggtctcacggatcgtatttgcgaggtctcttatttgggtcacccatgcaaaagtattatttttcatgcggagagtattact is a window encoding:
- the LOC140813944 gene encoding glycerol-3-phosphate acyltransferase 1, which gives rise to MKTSPLKTMEFPMVLLRLADWFSYQFLANSCYRAAMKVKNNGFVLKNPFITKTSHQFPLYPSVTKCNLHGRKAQTLVCDIHGGLLRNQSFFPYFMLVAFEGGSIFRALLLLLSCPFLCVLDYELKMRVMIFITFCGLKSKDMESVSRAVLPKFYLENLNLHAYEVLDSTGAKMVFTSVPRVMVEGFLKEYLSVDSVIGTELHTIGQFFTGLVSDAGLLIKHRALKEFFGDRRPDLGIGTSSFDDHLLISFCKEAYVINKEDAKCNPSSEMPRNKYPKPLVFHDGRLAFLPTPSATLSMFMWLPFGIILSIFRILVGVCFPFKLAIFVGALSGINLRLKGSAPNISPNGKGVLYVCTHRTLLDPVFLSISLGKSLTAVTYSLSKMSEILAPIKTVRLTRDRRLDGETMQKLLSEGDLIVCPEGTTCREPYLLRFSSLFAELTDDIVPVAMNTNVTMFYGTTARGLKCLDPIFFLMNPRPSYSIEILGKMPKELTCAGGKSCCEVANYIQKELGNVLGFECTTLTRRNKYLMLAGNDGVVVDKIKKPFL
- the LOC140814436 gene encoding LOW QUALITY PROTEIN: pentatricopeptide repeat-containing protein At2g42920, chloroplastic-like (The sequence of the model RefSeq protein was modified relative to this genomic sequence to represent the inferred CDS: inserted 1 base in 1 codon; substituted 1 base at 1 genomic stop codon) gives rise to the protein MPPCFCSFNPPSTSISKFISDQPFLSMLETKCSTIQDLKIIHAQLIKTGLLKDTIAASRVLAFCATSPARDMDYALLIFRQIENLNPFTWNTIIRGFSQSSSPHVAISLFIEMLVSSAVQPGTLTYPSVFKAYSQLGLAKDGAQLHGRIIKLGMGSDSFIRNSVIHMYSSCGLLGDARKLFXRGXRFDVVAWNSIIMGLAKCGEVEESCRLFDKMLFRNEVSWNTMISGYVRNGKWMDALNLFYQMQGEKDIKPSEFTLVSLLNACARLGAFKQGKWIHDYIKKNNIELNVIVVTAIIDMYCKCGNIEMAREMFASAPRKGLACWNSMVLGLATNGFENETIELFLELKSWSLRPNAVTFIGVLTACNHSGQVDLAREYFLLMKEAYKIEPSIKHYGCMVDVLGRAGFIEEAVELIKSMPMNPDAVIWGSLLSSCYSYCNVDVAEWAAENLILSNPDDPSAHVLMSNVYAASGHFRKAIQERISMKNKKMQKQPGCSLIEVNGEVQEFVAGGKWHFQVPDLWSFQNETFMIEGLDA